Proteins encoded by one window of Salicibibacter halophilus:
- a CDS encoding L,D-transpeptidase — MFIKSLAAAIFLFAPLWPMDVEPFPGEPFIIVNKSTNELGWVEHGEVENVHDVATGKDAQDTPEGIFTVIVKAVEPYYRAQDIEGGDPENPLGSRWIGFDAGNTDGRTYGVHGTNDSSTIGESVSLGCIRMHNEEVNGLYDQVPIGTKVWIGTEPDQEIEDIAREIGVLKNEKGIPFSF, encoded by the coding sequence ATGTTTATCAAAAGTTTGGCTGCGGCTATTTTTCTTTTTGCCCCTTTGTGGCCAATGGATGTGGAACCTTTTCCGGGCGAGCCGTTCATTATCGTTAACAAGTCTACGAATGAATTGGGATGGGTAGAGCATGGCGAAGTTGAAAATGTGCACGACGTAGCAACGGGAAAAGATGCGCAAGATACCCCGGAGGGGATTTTCACGGTTATCGTCAAGGCGGTGGAACCTTATTATCGAGCGCAAGACATCGAAGGCGGTGATCCTGAAAACCCGCTCGGAAGCCGTTGGATCGGCTTTGACGCGGGCAACACCGATGGGCGGACGTACGGCGTACATGGGACAAACGATAGCAGTACAATCGGGGAAAGTGTTTCTTTAGGCTGCATTCGCATGCATAATGAAGAAGTGAACGGGCTGTACGATCAAGTGCCAATTGGTACAAAAGTGTGGATTGGTACGGAACCGGATCAAGAAATAGAAGATATTGCTAGGGAGATAGGGGTATTAAAAAACGAGAAAGGGATCCCTTTCTCGTTTTAA
- the prli42 gene encoding stressosome-associated protein Prli42 — translation MPRSFQKTIVYVMIFVLVVGTFLAGFGAMI, via the coding sequence ATGCCCCGAAGCTTTCAAAAAACCATTGTTTATGTAATGATTTTTGTATTGGTGGTAGGCACCTTTTTAGCTGGATTCGGTGCTATGATTTAA
- the mce gene encoding methylmalonyl-CoA epimerase: MNPFLKKVDHVGIAVHSIEERLPYYQDLLGFELTEMDCLVQQEVKVAFLSSGEIDIELLEPIRDGGAVARFLSRKGEGIHHFALQVDDLESCLQAVNEKNASACLGPPVPGARGRTVAFLDPKLFGGVLVELCQRKNERCAE; this comes from the coding sequence ATGAACCCTTTTTTGAAAAAAGTGGACCATGTAGGCATTGCCGTTCATTCTATAGAGGAACGTTTGCCTTATTATCAAGATTTGTTAGGCTTTGAATTGACGGAAATGGATTGCCTTGTCCAACAGGAAGTGAAAGTAGCCTTTCTGTCAAGCGGAGAAATCGACATTGAACTTCTGGAACCGATCAGGGATGGTGGTGCAGTTGCACGTTTTCTTTCAAGAAAAGGAGAAGGCATCCATCATTTCGCTCTACAGGTGGACGATCTTGAAAGCTGTCTGCAAGCGGTCAACGAGAAAAATGCATCCGCCTGTTTAGGTCCGCCGGTGCCCGGTGCCCGCGGCCGTACTGTTGCCTTTTTGGACCCGAAACTTTTCGGCGGAGTTTTAGTAGAGTTATGCCAACGGAAAAATGAAAGGTGCGCCGAATAA
- a CDS encoding YaaR family protein, which translates to MNIQRLGKLSVSSPMMKKASPESSKERFRSPSFQAIMNHQRQSVAFDQLQAAMGKIEDQGKILAESRTEKELREYKKLIRNFVDEIVRNGLQIEERRRFNRPETNAYKIVAEVDEKLARLAEKVLENEAAHLDILAQVGEIRGLLVNLYM; encoded by the coding sequence GTGAACATTCAGCGTCTCGGGAAATTGAGTGTTTCTTCACCTATGATGAAGAAGGCCAGTCCCGAATCTTCGAAAGAAAGGTTTCGCTCCCCTTCTTTTCAAGCTATCATGAATCATCAGCGTCAATCGGTTGCATTTGATCAACTGCAAGCCGCGATGGGCAAGATTGAAGACCAGGGAAAAATATTGGCAGAATCCCGGACTGAGAAAGAGTTGCGTGAATATAAAAAACTGATTAGAAACTTTGTTGATGAGATCGTCCGAAATGGCCTGCAAATCGAGGAGAGGCGTAGGTTTAATCGCCCGGAAACAAACGCTTATAAAATCGTTGCGGAAGTTGATGAAAAACTTGCGCGACTAGCCGAGAAAGTATTGGAAAATGAAGCCGCCCATTTGGATATATTGGCGCAAGTTGGAGAGATTCGCGGGTTATTAGTGAATTTATATATGTAA
- a CDS encoding low molecular weight protein-tyrosine-phosphatase, translating to MIRVLFVCLGNICRSPMAEAILRQKAAERGLSDQVHIESAGTGHWHVGQPPHEGTINILADNEIDASGLSARQVVEEDLDSFDIVVALDAENLGFLQTLRKQGQEVEVVRLLDYSDREESDVPDPYFTGNFQEVYDMVDEACASLLEEVENEWL from the coding sequence ATGATTCGTGTATTATTTGTTTGTTTAGGGAACATCTGCCGTTCGCCAATGGCAGAAGCTATTCTTCGCCAAAAAGCAGCTGAGCGTGGGTTAAGCGATCAGGTTCATATCGAATCGGCGGGTACGGGCCACTGGCATGTTGGGCAACCTCCCCACGAGGGGACGATTAACATTCTGGCTGATAATGAGATTGATGCAAGCGGATTGTCTGCACGCCAGGTGGTGGAAGAGGATTTGGATAGCTTTGATATCGTGGTGGCATTGGATGCTGAAAATCTCGGTTTTTTACAAACGTTGCGAAAACAGGGGCAAGAGGTAGAAGTTGTTCGGCTCCTTGATTACTCGGATAGGGAGGAAAGCGATGTGCCTGACCCTTATTTCACCGGCAATTTTCAAGAAGTGTATGACATGGTCGATGAAGCTTGTGCGTCCCTTCTCGAAGAGGTAGAAAACGAATGGCTATGA
- a CDS encoding fructosamine kinase family protein yields MAMIPSNVLTKAGIDEDAAIDTVGGGDINQAFHIRGKNNRYFLKWHEDPPHRFFQKEARQLSMLGNVPGVNAPEVVRFGDQYLLLAWIEGNPSPRTEEKLGELIADLHSEKGERFGFDEDNFLGTLPQYNAITDRWIEFYANYRLLPQMDEAEKRGKLPKERKKKARQLVENLHHWLSEPAYPALLHGDLWAGNWLVGPGGAPYIIDPAISYGDPAFDRAMMALFGGYSTRTMNSYEAKIKRSQQEEEILPLYQLYFLFAHLNMFGEMYGSSVDRILKRYVG; encoded by the coding sequence ATGGCTATGATTCCTTCGAACGTGTTAACAAAAGCCGGAATAGATGAAGATGCGGCCATCGATACGGTAGGTGGCGGCGATATTAATCAAGCGTTTCACATCCGCGGGAAAAATAACCGTTACTTTTTAAAATGGCATGAAGATCCTCCCCATCGTTTTTTTCAAAAAGAGGCGAGACAATTATCAATGCTTGGAAATGTGCCAGGGGTGAATGCCCCGGAGGTTGTGCGCTTTGGCGATCAGTATTTGCTTTTAGCTTGGATCGAAGGCAATCCTTCCCCGCGGACAGAAGAAAAGCTCGGGGAACTGATTGCCGATTTGCATAGCGAAAAAGGGGAGCGTTTTGGTTTTGATGAAGACAATTTTTTAGGCACATTGCCACAGTACAATGCCATCACGGATCGATGGATCGAGTTTTACGCAAACTATCGATTGCTTCCGCAAATGGACGAAGCGGAAAAACGGGGCAAATTGCCGAAAGAACGTAAGAAAAAAGCGCGTCAATTGGTGGAAAATCTTCATCATTGGTTGTCCGAGCCGGCGTATCCGGCGCTTCTGCACGGGGATTTATGGGCAGGGAATTGGCTCGTTGGCCCGGGTGGAGCCCCGTATATCATTGATCCGGCCATTTCGTACGGGGACCCGGCGTTTGATCGGGCGATGATGGCGCTATTTGGCGGCTATTCGACACGAACGATGAACAGTTACGAAGCAAAAATAAAACGGTCTCAACAAGAAGAAGAAATCTTGCCGCTTTATCAACTGTATTTTCTTTTCGCCCATTTAAACATGTTTGGAGAAATGTATGGGAGCAGTGTGGACCGTATATTGAAAAGGTATGTTGGATGA
- the uppP gene encoding undecaprenyl-diphosphatase UppP produces the protein MSIFEAIIFGIVQGLTEFLPISSTAHIVILQWLFGTDFEGLTFEIILHVASVLALLLFFRHDVIAIIRGFFRFLFQKDTNERASFFFGLYLLVATAITGVLGLIVEDYAEAFLKTPLVIGGALLLTGIFLLIIENIHYRYTRSVNEMNLMDAVIIGLAQTLAVIPGISRSGSTLITALAVGIERKTAVRFSFLLAIPVIAGSSLLAIEDVFQGGFAEGNVVALILSFAVTFVFSLIGIKWLIRWLEKSKLYYFAIYCFAIGFVVIFFLDPASV, from the coding sequence ATGAGTATTTTCGAAGCAATTATTTTTGGCATTGTCCAGGGACTTACCGAGTTTTTACCGATTTCCAGCACCGCCCACATTGTGATTTTGCAATGGCTGTTCGGAACGGATTTTGAAGGTCTCACATTTGAAATTATTTTACATGTTGCCTCCGTACTCGCGTTATTACTTTTTTTCCGTCATGACGTGATCGCCATCATTCGCGGTTTCTTTCGTTTTCTATTCCAAAAAGACACGAATGAACGCGCTTCTTTTTTCTTCGGTCTATACTTACTTGTTGCAACCGCCATCACCGGAGTGCTCGGACTCATCGTTGAAGATTATGCCGAAGCATTTTTAAAAACACCGCTTGTCATTGGCGGCGCCTTGCTTTTAACGGGTATTTTTCTATTAATTATTGAAAATATCCATTATCGTTACACGCGTTCCGTAAACGAGATGAATCTGATGGACGCTGTCATCATCGGCCTTGCGCAAACACTTGCCGTTATTCCGGGAATCTCGCGCTCGGGATCCACATTAATCACTGCGCTTGCGGTGGGGATTGAACGAAAAACGGCCGTGCGTTTTTCCTTTCTATTGGCCATACCTGTCATCGCCGGTTCTTCTCTCCTCGCGATCGAAGATGTCTTTCAGGGCGGTTTTGCGGAAGGGAATGTAGTTGCGCTTATCCTCTCGTTTGCCGTTACATTTGTGTTTTCGCTCATTGGCATCAAATGGTTAATCCGTTGGCTGGAAAAAAGCAAACTTTATTATTTTGCCATTTATTGCTTCGCCATTGGCTTCGTCGTCATTTTCTTTCTCGATCCGGCAAGCGTTTGA
- a CDS encoding TlpA family protein disulfide reductase, protein MKKWISAIVVLIAVIIIGTIVYENVSSPPVGVNQGEQAPEFELPDLDGENLSLSDFEGDFVVLNLWASWCEPCIREFPVLDQVHETYESDGVNVVAVNMTTTERRPEDAMEFLDENPVTMPIAFDEDGEFADVYPPTDGMPTTYFINEEGIVVDVHHGELTEDMLEDRLQPFL, encoded by the coding sequence ATGAAAAAATGGATCAGCGCTATCGTCGTTTTAATTGCTGTCATTATCATTGGAACGATCGTCTATGAAAATGTATCCTCTCCGCCGGTTGGTGTCAACCAGGGAGAACAAGCTCCCGAGTTTGAATTGCCCGACCTAGATGGCGAAAACCTGAGCTTGTCTGACTTTGAGGGGGATTTTGTCGTTTTAAATCTTTGGGCTTCGTGGTGCGAGCCTTGCATACGTGAATTTCCCGTCCTTGATCAAGTGCATGAAACTTATGAGAGCGACGGGGTGAATGTCGTCGCCGTCAATATGACCACAACCGAGCGCAGACCGGAAGATGCCATGGAATTCCTGGATGAAAATCCTGTCACGATGCCAATCGCGTTTGATGAAGACGGGGAATTTGCTGATGTTTACCCGCCAACGGATGGCATGCCTACGACGTATTTTATTAATGAAGAAGGGATAGTGGTCGACGTCCACCACGGAGAACTCACCGAAGACATGCTTGAAGATAGGCTCCAACCCTTTCTGTGA
- the mciZ gene encoding Z-ring formation inhibitor MciZ: protein MKIYKSTDKIVLQGKAWQVLYLLKAYRKQYKRVRDWAQDK from the coding sequence ATGAAAATATACAAATCAACTGATAAGATTGTTTTACAGGGAAAAGCATGGCAAGTACTTTACCTGTTAAAGGCTTATCGCAAGCAATACAAACGTGTGCGCGATTGGGCGCAAGACAAGTGA
- a CDS encoding NUDIX hydrolase produces the protein MSVHDEPTLNKETIYEGKIIDVELHEVELPNGKTSTREVVKHPGAVAVIGITDDGKIPLVSQYRKATEEMLLEIPAGKREKGEEPKTTAERELQEETGYRSAHLREIAQFYTSPGFADELISVYLASGLQAGPAQTEADEFLSVEEWTLSEVRAALLEGSFRDAKTAFAIQSLLIREIE, from the coding sequence ATGTCCGTCCACGACGAACCAACCCTGAATAAAGAAACGATCTATGAAGGAAAAATCATTGATGTGGAGTTGCATGAAGTGGAGCTTCCCAATGGGAAGACAAGCACGCGCGAAGTGGTAAAACATCCTGGAGCGGTAGCCGTTATCGGTATAACCGATGATGGGAAAATACCGCTTGTTAGCCAGTATCGGAAAGCAACGGAAGAAATGTTGCTGGAAATTCCTGCAGGCAAAAGGGAGAAAGGGGAAGAGCCGAAAACAACTGCCGAGCGGGAATTACAAGAAGAGACGGGGTATAGGTCCGCCCATTTGCGTGAAATCGCTCAATTTTACACATCTCCGGGCTTTGCCGATGAATTGATCAGTGTCTACTTGGCGTCCGGGTTACAGGCGGGTCCTGCACAGACGGAAGCGGATGAATTTTTGAGTGTCGAAGAATGGACGCTATCCGAGGTGCGTGCTGCTTTACTGGAAGGAAGCTTTCGTGATGCGAAAACAGCTTTCGCGATCCAGTCGCTGCTGATTCGTGAAATAGAATGA
- the spoIIM gene encoding stage II sporulation protein M, whose product MEVKPFIERQISLHVQEHRSLYIFSSVLFFTGIIFGAIVVNSLSFSQKEDLFVYLQQFFGQVSQGQFSSGSALLWQSFSFYAKYLGLMFILGLSVIGSPLIFLLLFLKGLTIGFTVGFLVYQLGVSGLSLSLVSVLPQNLLIVPVMIIVCVLSVAFSLRLIRQQFVKATHPEPIFPIFTRMCMMMALALAVAFIASLIEAFVSPMLLELVAEWHMNN is encoded by the coding sequence GTGGAGGTTAAGCCTTTCATCGAGCGTCAAATCAGTTTACACGTTCAAGAGCATCGTTCATTATATATCTTTTCATCGGTGCTCTTTTTTACCGGCATTATTTTTGGTGCGATTGTCGTCAACAGCCTGAGTTTTTCCCAAAAAGAAGATTTGTTTGTCTATTTGCAGCAATTTTTCGGACAAGTCAGTCAAGGGCAATTCTCAAGCGGCAGTGCTTTGTTATGGCAAAGCTTTAGCTTTTATGCCAAGTATTTGGGACTCATGTTTATTCTCGGACTTTCCGTGATTGGTTCGCCGTTGATTTTTTTGTTGCTTTTTCTAAAGGGGCTTACAATCGGGTTTACCGTCGGTTTTCTTGTATATCAATTGGGCGTTTCCGGATTATCATTATCCCTCGTGTCCGTTCTTCCGCAAAATTTGCTCATCGTACCGGTAATGATTATCGTTTGTGTCTTATCCGTTGCTTTTTCATTGCGGTTGATCCGCCAACAGTTTGTGAAAGCCACTCACCCGGAACCGATTTTTCCTATTTTCACCCGTATGTGTATGATGATGGCGCTCGCGCTTGCCGTGGCTTTCATCGCTTCCCTGATCGAAGCATTTGTTTCCCCAATGTTATTGGAATTGGTGGCCGAGTGGCATATGAACAACTAG
- the fur gene encoding ferric iron uptake transcriptional regulator codes for MKARIDQIKNELHTQSYKLTPQREATVEVLLENEEDHLSAEDVYLLVKEKAPEIGLATVYRTLELLNELEIVDKINFGDGVSRYDLRKEGANHSHHHLVCIQCGSVSEIEEDLLGDVERKVEEEWIFKIKDHRLTFHGICSRCQTEQGTEAETPSLKAAR; via the coding sequence ATGAAAGCCCGTATCGATCAGATTAAAAATGAATTGCACACCCAAAGCTACAAGTTGACCCCGCAACGAGAAGCGACGGTAGAAGTATTGCTTGAGAATGAAGAAGACCATTTAAGCGCGGAAGACGTATACTTATTGGTGAAAGAAAAAGCCCCGGAGATCGGTTTGGCAACGGTCTACCGCACGTTAGAGTTGCTGAATGAACTTGAAATCGTTGATAAAATTAATTTCGGGGACGGCGTTTCTCGTTACGATCTTCGCAAAGAAGGCGCGAATCATTCTCATCACCATCTCGTCTGTATACAATGCGGTTCCGTATCGGAAATAGAAGAAGACCTGCTCGGGGACGTTGAGCGGAAAGTGGAAGAGGAATGGATTTTTAAAATAAAGGATCACCGCTTGACTTTCCACGGCATTTGTTCCCGTTGCCAGACAGAGCAAGGAACAGAAGCGGAAACCCCTTCATTAAAAGCTGCTCGGTAA
- a CDS encoding DUF4227 family protein, with protein MSGHILVLDFKIGGNGMQVGIRAIWNGFKILIIFAGCTAMFYYGILFVIDEYQGDERFEEPEGNAIKVFDQDSGDDFSFRERLLHLWLHGE; from the coding sequence ATGAGTGGGCATATCCTGGTATTAGATTTTAAGATCGGAGGGAACGGCATGCAAGTGGGGATACGAGCCATTTGGAACGGCTTCAAAATATTGATTATTTTCGCGGGATGCACGGCAATGTTTTACTATGGTATTCTATTTGTAATCGATGAATATCAAGGAGATGAAAGATTTGAGGAACCGGAGGGGAATGCGATTAAAGTATTTGACCAAGATTCGGGAGATGACTTTTCTTTTCGGGAGAGGCTATTGCATCTGTGGCTGCATGGAGAGTAA
- the xerD gene encoding site-specific tyrosine recombinase XerD: MTVHIDDFLHYGLVERGFSKNTLISYQRDLYAYTDHLAKREGIGYWNEVQRRHILDYLFSLKAESRSQASLARMTSAIRMFHQFLVREQISDHDPADLIETPKTGRKLPVVLSIDEVESLLTVAARKNDAYALRDTAMFELMYGTGLRVSELIALTLDDTHLEMGFVRCLGKGNKERIIPLGSKAIEALKAYRSKARPSFVQKQSHDILFVNRLGKQMTRQGFWKVLKKHVEEAGIKKAVTPHTLRHSFATHLVENGADLRVVQELLGHADITTTQIYTHISRHHLKHIYQTYHPRA; this comes from the coding sequence CTGACGGTACATATCGATGATTTTTTGCATTATGGGCTCGTTGAAAGAGGTTTTTCGAAGAATACATTGATTTCCTACCAACGGGACCTATATGCGTACACGGACCATCTGGCAAAGCGTGAAGGAATCGGATATTGGAATGAAGTGCAACGTCGCCATATTTTGGATTATTTGTTTTCATTGAAAGCGGAAAGCAGATCACAAGCTTCACTCGCGCGGATGACATCGGCGATTCGCATGTTTCATCAGTTTCTGGTTCGGGAACAAATCAGTGACCATGACCCCGCCGACTTGATAGAGACGCCTAAAACCGGACGGAAGCTCCCTGTTGTATTGTCGATTGACGAAGTCGAATCGTTGCTTACAGTGGCCGCACGAAAAAACGATGCTTACGCATTGAGAGATACGGCAATGTTTGAACTGATGTACGGTACGGGCTTGCGCGTCTCGGAATTGATTGCGCTGACGCTCGATGACACCCATTTGGAAATGGGGTTTGTCCGTTGTCTCGGAAAAGGAAACAAAGAACGTATCATCCCTCTCGGATCGAAAGCCATTGAGGCGCTAAAAGCCTATCGTTCCAAAGCTCGCCCTTCGTTTGTGCAAAAACAATCCCATGATATTCTTTTCGTGAATCGGTTAGGGAAGCAAATGACTCGGCAAGGTTTTTGGAAAGTGTTAAAAAAACATGTGGAAGAGGCGGGGATCAAAAAGGCTGTTACTCCCCATACGTTAAGACACTCGTTCGCGACGCATCTCGTGGAAAACGGGGCTGATCTGCGTGTTGTCCAGGAGTTGCTCGGGCATGCCGACATTACGACGACGCAAATTTACACGCATATTTCGAGGCATCATCTTAAACATATCTATCAAACCTACCACCCGCGGGCATAA
- the deoB gene encoding phosphopentomutase — protein MSQTFSRVFVIVMDSVGIGEGADAANFGDEGSDTLGSIAHYNNGLEIPNLNQLGMGYLKEAPGIHKTEEPLAFYGKMNERSRSKDTMTGHWELMGLYVDAPFRTFPDGFPDELITKLEVETGRPVIGNKVASGTAIIEELGEEQTEKGAIIVYTSADSVLQIAAHEDVVPIEELHSICEKARALTYEDPYMLGRVIARPFIGNPGAFQRTINRHDYALKPFAPTVMNALADAGFTSEAIGKINDIFDGEGVTQSVRTDSNMDGMDKLMKSVHRDFNGLSFLNLVDFDAHFGHRRDPVGYGEAIEAFDARLPEVLEALGERDLLIITADHGNDPTYAGTDHTREQVPLLSFTKANQPGKSLGTRETFADVGATIADNFQVAMPAHGTSFLQRLIERGE, from the coding sequence ATGAGTCAAACATTTTCTCGCGTTTTTGTCATTGTGATGGATTCAGTCGGAATTGGAGAAGGAGCGGACGCAGCAAATTTTGGAGACGAAGGGTCGGACACCCTTGGTTCCATCGCCCATTACAACAATGGGCTTGAAATTCCCAACTTGAATCAACTTGGCATGGGCTACTTAAAAGAGGCACCGGGCATTCACAAAACGGAAGAACCTCTAGCTTTTTATGGAAAAATGAATGAAAGGTCGAGAAGCAAAGACACGATGACCGGCCATTGGGAACTGATGGGCTTGTATGTCGACGCCCCTTTTCGCACCTTCCCGGATGGATTTCCGGACGAATTAATCACCAAGCTCGAAGTGGAAACCGGCCGCCCGGTGATAGGGAATAAAGTGGCCTCGGGGACGGCTATTATAGAAGAACTCGGCGAAGAACAGACGGAAAAAGGAGCAATTATCGTTTATACATCTGCAGATTCCGTCTTGCAAATCGCCGCTCATGAAGATGTCGTACCGATAGAGGAATTGCATAGCATTTGTGAAAAAGCAAGGGCACTTACGTACGAAGACCCTTACATGCTTGGCAGAGTCATTGCCCGCCCATTTATAGGCAACCCGGGAGCGTTTCAACGCACAATCAATCGTCATGATTACGCTTTAAAGCCTTTTGCGCCAACGGTAATGAATGCATTGGCGGATGCAGGCTTTACTTCGGAAGCAATCGGCAAAATAAATGATATTTTTGATGGGGAAGGGGTCACCCAATCGGTTCGTACGGATTCAAACATGGATGGCATGGACAAGCTCATGAAATCCGTCCATCGTGATTTTAACGGCTTATCATTCCTTAACCTTGTTGATTTTGATGCCCATTTCGGGCACCGTCGCGATCCTGTTGGCTATGGAGAAGCGATTGAAGCATTTGATGCGCGGCTACCGGAAGTATTGGAAGCGCTCGGGGAAAGGGATTTGCTCATAATTACGGCTGACCACGGAAACGACCCTACCTATGCCGGAACCGACCATACTCGGGAGCAAGTGCCGTTGCTTAGTTTTACGAAAGCCAATCAGCCGGGGAAATCGCTTGGAACGCGAGAAACATTTGCCGATGTGGGAGCGACTATCGCGGATAATTTTCAGGTAGCCATGCCCGCCCATGGGACAAGTTTCTTGCAGCGTTTAATCGAGAGGGGCGAGTAA
- a CDS encoding purine-nucleoside phosphorylase produces MNETVKNAIDLIKKKTTINPAIAVTLGSGLGGLADNIKAEAVIRYEDIPGFPASTVSGHAGEFVIGHLKEVPVIAMKGRFHYYEGYPMQKVVLPTRVISALGVKTLIVSNAAGGVNTSYSPGDLMVIKDHINQMGDHPLIGPNDEKIGPRFPDMSAAYDKRMMDMAHEEAKAMGLQLQSGVYAATTGPTYETPAEVRMFRTLGADAVGMSTVPEVIAASHAGVQVLGISCISNAAAGILDQPLSHEEVIETTERVKTNFTELVTRIILRMETEERQS; encoded by the coding sequence ATGAATGAAACAGTGAAAAACGCCATTGACTTAATTAAAAAAAAGACAACGATTAACCCAGCAATCGCCGTTACACTTGGTTCGGGATTAGGCGGCCTTGCCGATAATATCAAAGCCGAAGCTGTTATTCGTTATGAAGACATCCCGGGCTTTCCGGCTTCGACCGTTAGCGGGCATGCGGGAGAATTTGTCATCGGCCATTTGAAAGAGGTGCCGGTGATCGCTATGAAAGGACGCTTCCATTATTATGAAGGCTATCCGATGCAGAAAGTCGTCTTGCCGACTCGTGTTATCAGCGCGCTCGGTGTGAAGACACTGATCGTGAGCAACGCCGCCGGTGGAGTAAATACCTCTTATTCACCAGGTGACTTAATGGTGATCAAAGACCACATCAATCAAATGGGCGATCATCCATTGATCGGCCCGAATGATGAGAAGATTGGTCCGCGCTTTCCGGATATGTCGGCCGCCTACGACAAAAGAATGATGGATATGGCTCATGAGGAAGCAAAAGCGATGGGGCTGCAATTGCAAAGCGGTGTTTACGCGGCAACGACTGGTCCGACATATGAGACGCCCGCGGAAGTGCGGATGTTTCGAACGCTTGGTGCCGATGCCGTCGGGATGTCAACTGTGCCTGAAGTGATTGCCGCAAGCCATGCAGGAGTGCAAGTGCTTGGTATCTCTTGCATTTCGAATGCGGCTGCCGGGATCCTGGATCAACCGTTAAGCCATGAAGAAGTGATCGAGACGACAGAACGAGTCAAAACCAACTTCACGGAACTTGTCACACGTATCATTTTACGAATGGAAACGGAGGAAAGGCAATCATGA
- a CDS encoding purine-nucleoside phosphorylase: protein MRKQIEEATEAVKKQLGGGNVDIGLILGSGLGGLADEVEGAVRINYEDIPGFPTSTVEGHAGRLVLGELEGKNVVAMQGRFHFYEGYSAQEVTFPVRVMKALGVHTLIVTNACGGMNRNYRPGDFMLIADHLNMTGTNPLIGPNDEELGTRFPDMSQAYSPTLIDLAKRIAGEEAITIHEGVYTGISGPSFMTKAELAMLRKLGGDVVGMSTVPEVIVARHAGIEVLGISCVTDMAVADDHGGVSHEEVMETAARTKPTFIKYVRRILNNIS, encoded by the coding sequence ATGCGGAAACAGATTGAGGAAGCAACGGAAGCTGTAAAAAAACAGTTGGGTGGCGGAAACGTTGATATTGGCTTGATTCTCGGTTCCGGGTTAGGCGGCCTTGCTGATGAAGTGGAAGGTGCGGTGCGGATCAATTATGAAGATATTCCGGGCTTTCCCACTTCAACGGTTGAAGGACATGCCGGACGCCTCGTTTTAGGCGAACTCGAGGGAAAAAACGTCGTCGCCATGCAGGGGCGCTTTCATTTTTATGAAGGATACAGCGCACAGGAAGTGACCTTCCCGGTGCGTGTGATGAAAGCGCTCGGTGTGCATACGCTGATCGTAACCAATGCATGTGGCGGCATGAATCGCAACTACCGCCCGGGAGACTTTATGTTGATTGCGGATCATCTTAATATGACCGGAACAAATCCGCTCATCGGCCCCAACGATGAGGAGCTGGGCACTCGCTTTCCGGATATGAGCCAGGCGTATTCGCCGACATTGATTGATTTAGCGAAAAGGATTGCTGGCGAAGAGGCAATCACGATACACGAAGGGGTATACACGGGGATCTCCGGCCCCAGTTTTATGACAAAGGCTGAACTGGCGATGCTTAGAAAACTAGGGGGCGACGTCGTGGGGATGTCCACCGTTCCCGAGGTCATCGTCGCTCGTCACGCGGGAATTGAAGTGCTCGGCATTTCCTGTGTGACGGATATGGCTGTGGCCGACGATCACGGAGGCGTCAGCCATGAAGAAGTAATGGAGACGGCCGCGAGAACGAAACCGACATTCATTAAGTATGTAAGACGCATTCTTAATAACATTTCTTAG